A single window of Hemicordylus capensis ecotype Gifberg chromosome 15, rHemCap1.1.pri, whole genome shotgun sequence DNA harbors:
- the CRYBB2 gene encoding beta-crystallin B2, with the protein MASDHQASKQQQASSKIVVFEQENFQGRCHELNAACPNLKEAGLEKVGSILVHSGPWVGYEQVNCKGEQFVFEKGEYPRWDSWTNSRRSDSISALRPIKVDSQEHKIVLYENPSFTGKKIEIIDDDVPSFHAHGYQEKVSSVRVQSGTWVGYQYPGYRGYQYLFEKGDYKDSADFGAQHPQIQSVRRIRDMQWHQRGAFHPAS; encoded by the exons ATGGCTTCAGACCACCAagcttcaaagcagcagcaaGCCAGTTCCAAG ATCGTGGTCTTCGAACAGGAGAACTTCCAGGGCCGCTGCCATGAACTGAACGCCGCGTGTCCCAACTTGAAGGAGGCCGGCCTGGAGAAAGTGGGCTCAATCCTGGTGCATTCCGGCCC GTGGGTTGGCTATGAGCAAGTCAACTGCAAAGGGGAACAGTTTGTCTTTGAGAAGGGAGAATATCCCCGCTGGGACTCTTGGACCAACAGCCGGAGGAGCGACAGCATCTCCGCCCTGAGACCCATCAAAGTG GACAGCCAAGAACACAAAATTGTCCTCTACGAGAACCCCAGCTTCACTGGGAAGAAGATAGAGATCATTGATGACGACGTGCCCAGTTTCCATGCTCATGGCTACCAGGAGAAGGTCTCCTCTGTCCGTGTGCAGAGTGGCAC gtGGGTCGGATACCAGTACCCTGGCTACCGCGGCTACCAGTACCTCTTCGAGAAAGGCGACTACAAGGACAGCGCCGATTTCGGGGCTCAGCACCCCCAGATCCAGTCCGTGCGACGCATCCGGGACATGCAGTGGCATCAGAGGGGGGCCTTCCATCCCGCCAGCTaa
- the CRYBB3 gene encoding beta-crystallin B3, translating into MTEQHSPPEEMAAAESPEEAGPNYKVTLYEMENFQGKKCELTDESPNVTEKELEKVGSIQVEAGPWLGFERQAFSGEQFVLEKGDYPRWDSWSNSHNSDTLLSVRPLLVDSPDHKIHLFENISYSGRKMEIVEDDVPSLWAHGFQDRVASVKALNGIWVGYEYPGYRGRQYVFEKGEYRHWNEWDASQPLIQSVRRVRDQQWHKRGCFEES; encoded by the exons ATGACCGAGCAACACAGCCCGCCGGAGGAGATGGCCGCTGCTGAGAGCCCAGAAGAAGCGGGGCCGAATTACAAG GTCACCCTCTATGAGATGGAGAATTTCCAGGGCAAGAAGTGTGAGCTGACCGACGAGAGTCCCAATGTGACGGAGAAAGAGCTGGAGAAAGTGGGCTCCATTCAGGTGGAGGCCGGCCC GTGGCTTGGCTTTGAGCGGCAGGCGTTCAGCGGCGAACAGTTTGTGCTGGAGAAGGGAGATTATCCCCGCTGGGACTCCTGGTCCAACAGCCACAACAGCGACACCCTCCTCTCCGTCCGCCCCCTGCTGGTT GACAGCCCTGACCACAAGATCCACCTCTTTGAAAACATCAGCTACAGCGGCCGCAAGATGGAGATCGTGGAGGATGACGTCCCCAGCTTGTGGGCGCACGGCTTCCAGGACCGCGTGGCCAGTGTCAAGGCCCTGAACGGCAT ATGGGTGGGGTACGAATACCCTGGGTACCGCGGCCGGCAGTACGTCTTTGAGAAAGGCGAGTACCGGCACTGGAACGAGTGGGACGCCAGCCAGCCCTTAATCCAGTCTGTGCGGCGGGTCCGGGACCAGCAGTGGCACAAAAGGGGCTGCTTCGAGGAGAGCTGA